One segment of Bradyrhizobium sp. WD16 DNA contains the following:
- a CDS encoding SH3 domain-containing protein gives MVTTAVTVAGPAGSVSGLPIPRYVSLKSDHVNVRGGPTKDNDVSWVYTKAGLPVEVTAEYENWRRVRDSEGAEGWVYHSLLSGRRTAVVTLKSKDDLAPLRDSPDSASAVAARLQAGVVANVKKCAGGWCRITGSGFDGWIEQQRLWGVYADEKVD, from the coding sequence ATGGTAACGACGGCGGTGACGGTCGCCGGTCCGGCGGGATCGGTCAGCGGTCTGCCCATTCCGCGCTATGTCAGCCTCAAGTCCGATCACGTGAATGTCCGCGGCGGTCCGACCAAGGACAATGATGTCAGCTGGGTTTACACCAAGGCGGGCCTGCCGGTGGAAGTGACCGCCGAATATGAGAATTGGCGGCGGGTGCGCGATTCCGAGGGGGCAGAGGGCTGGGTTTACCATTCGCTGCTGTCAGGCCGCCGCACCGCCGTGGTGACGCTGAAATCGAAAGACGACCTGGCGCCGCTGCGCGACAGCCCGGATTCGGCCAGTGCCGTGGCTGCGCGCCTGCAGGCCGGCGTGGTTGCCAACGTGAAGAAATGCGCTGGCGGCTGGTGCCGGATCACGGGAAGCGGCTTCGACGGCTGGATCGAGCAGCAGCGGCTGTGGGGTGTCTACGCCGACGAGAAGGTCGACTGA
- a CDS encoding molybdopterin-synthase adenylyltransferase MoeB, which translates to MLGADELERYARHIVLREVGGPGQAALKRARVLVVGAGGLGAPVLMYLAAAGVGTLGVVDDDAVSLSNLQRQIIHATPDVGRPKVDSAAARIAALNPHVGVETHPVRITAANALDLIGGYDIVADGSDNFATRYLVSDACYLAKKPLVSAALGMFDGSLTTIRAHETDAAGRPNPTYRCLFPDPPPPGTVPSCEEVGILGALAGVLGSMVALEVLREIVGFGEGLVGRLVMIDARAMRFETLRYGRDPANPLNGDHPTIIDLSIHR; encoded by the coding sequence GTGCTGGGCGCGGACGAACTCGAACGTTATGCGCGGCATATCGTGCTGCGCGAGGTTGGCGGGCCGGGGCAGGCGGCTTTGAAGCGGGCGCGGGTGCTGGTGGTCGGCGCCGGCGGTCTCGGCGCGCCGGTGCTGATGTATCTTGCCGCCGCCGGCGTCGGCACGCTCGGGGTGGTCGACGACGATGCCGTCTCGCTGTCCAACCTCCAGCGGCAGATTATCCATGCCACCCCCGACGTCGGCCGGCCGAAAGTGGACAGCGCCGCGGCGCGGATCGCCGCGCTCAATCCCCATGTCGGCGTCGAGACCCATCCGGTGCGGATCACCGCAGCCAATGCCCTCGACCTGATCGGCGGTTACGACATCGTCGCCGACGGCTCGGACAATTTCGCCACCCGCTATCTCGTCTCGGATGCGTGCTATCTCGCGAAGAAGCCGCTGGTCAGCGCCGCGCTCGGCATGTTCGACGGCTCGCTGACGACCATTCGCGCCCACGAAACCGATGCGGCAGGGCGACCCAACCCGACCTATCGCTGCCTGTTTCCGGATCCGCCGCCGCCGGGCACGGTGCCGAGTTGCGAGGAGGTCGGCATTCTCGGCGCGCTCGCCGGCGTGCTCGGATCGATGGTCGCCCTCGAAGTGCTGCGCGAGATCGTCGGCTTCGGTGAGGGGCTGGTCGGTCGGCTGGTGATGATCGACGCCCGGGCGATGCGCTTCGAGACGCTGCGCTATGGCCGCGATCCGGCCAATCCGCTCAATGGCGATCACCCGACCATCATCGACCTGAGCATTCATCGCTGA
- a CDS encoding serine protease, producing MRRIAAALIASLAATAAFAQSATPRSTAPKPVPTVAVRPDGTVVARPETPATPNPAAAQANAERTALQSDLAWVGAYNGLINGEASDRLTAAVKAFQKDNGGTPTGTLTAPERSALAAAAKALQANAGWKIVLDPINGIKLGLPTKFAPVQGNAATGSKWSSAQGQIQIETWRLNDTGLTIAAVAGKEKKQPAGRKVEYSVVKPDFFVLSGLQGLKRFYVKGQIKGAEVRGFTVLYDQATEGTMAPVVVAMASAFVPFDGGTASPAPPPPRKKVEYASGVVVSRDGLIATDGYAVAGCEIVVVAGLGNAERLREDKSAKSSDIALLRLYGAPPLTPATLAPEAPKGDVTITGIAEPESQAGGHATSTVSAKLAAAGNEVRLDPAPGLGFDGAAVSDADGHLIGLAKLRLDVVAGPAPAAIKASLIGAEALRARLAAADIRLASPAAGRSDPKASVVRLICVRK from the coding sequence ATGAGGAGGATCGCCGCAGCGCTGATCGCCAGCCTTGCCGCCACCGCGGCGTTCGCGCAATCCGCCACGCCCAGATCCACCGCGCCGAAGCCGGTGCCCACGGTTGCGGTGCGCCCCGACGGCACCGTCGTGGCGAGGCCGGAGACTCCGGCGACACCCAATCCCGCGGCGGCGCAAGCCAATGCCGAGCGCACCGCCCTGCAGTCCGATCTCGCCTGGGTCGGGGCCTATAACGGCCTGATCAATGGCGAGGCGAGCGACCGCCTCACCGCCGCGGTCAAGGCCTTCCAGAAGGACAATGGCGGCACCCCGACCGGCACCCTGACGGCACCGGAACGCAGCGCCCTCGCCGCAGCGGCCAAGGCGCTGCAGGCCAATGCCGGCTGGAAGATCGTGCTCGACCCGATCAACGGCATCAAGCTCGGACTACCGACCAAGTTCGCGCCGGTGCAGGGCAATGCCGCGACCGGCTCGAAATGGAGCTCCGCCCAGGGCCAGATCCAGATCGAGACCTGGCGCCTCAATGATACCGGACTGACCATCGCTGCGGTCGCCGGCAAGGAGAAGAAGCAGCCGGCCGGCCGCAAGGTCGAATACAGCGTGGTCAAGCCCGACTTCTTCGTGCTGTCCGGCCTGCAGGGTCTCAAACGCTTCTATGTGAAGGGCCAGATCAAGGGGGCCGAGGTGCGCGGCTTCACCGTGCTCTACGATCAGGCCACCGAAGGCACCATGGCGCCGGTCGTGGTGGCGATGGCGAGCGCTTTTGTGCCGTTCGACGGCGGCACGGCATCGCCGGCGCCGCCGCCGCCGCGCAAGAAGGTGGAATATGCCAGCGGCGTGGTGGTCAGCCGCGACGGCCTGATCGCCACCGATGGCTATGCAGTCGCGGGCTGCGAGATCGTCGTGGTCGCCGGCCTCGGCAATGCCGAACGGCTGCGCGAGGACAAGTCCGCGAAGTCCAGCGATATTGCGCTGCTACGGCTCTATGGCGCTCCGCCGTTGACGCCGGCGACGCTCGCGCCCGAAGCGCCAAAAGGCGACGTCACCATCACCGGCATCGCCGAACCGGAGAGTCAGGCCGGCGGCCATGCGACCAGCACGGTGAGCGCCAAGCTCGCCGCCGCGGGCAACGAGGTGCGACTCGATCCGGCACCAGGCCTCGGTTTCGACGGCGCCGCCGTGAGCGATGCCGATGGGCACCTCATCGGACTGGCAAAACTTCGCCTCGATGTGGTGGCGGGCCCCGCTCCTGCCGCGATTAAAGCATCGCTGATCGGTGCCGAGGCGCTGCGCGCGCGTCTTGCCGCCGCCGACATCAGACTGGCGTCGCCCGCGGCCGGACGCAGCGATCCGAAGGCTTCGGTGGTGCGGCTGATCTGCGTGCGGAAGTAA
- the irrA gene encoding iron response transcriptional regulator IrrA: MSELNIEERSDKAARRGQKQQAALTGCPWHDVNEMLQSVGLRPTRQRMALGWLLFGRGDRHLTAEMLYEEAIQAKVPVSLATVYNTLNQLTEAGLLRQVSVDGTKTYFDTNISDHHHFYLEGNHELVDIPDPHLVLQKVPEVPEGYEIARIDMVVRLRKVR, from the coding sequence ATGAGCGAACTGAACATCGAGGAACGATCCGACAAGGCGGCCCGGCGTGGCCAGAAGCAGCAGGCCGCGCTGACCGGCTGTCCCTGGCACGACGTCAACGAGATGCTGCAGTCCGTAGGCCTGCGCCCGACACGCCAGCGCATGGCGCTGGGATGGCTGCTGTTCGGCAGGGGGGACCGCCACCTGACAGCGGAAATGCTCTACGAGGAGGCGATCCAGGCCAAGGTGCCGGTGTCGCTGGCGACGGTCTACAACACGCTGAACCAGCTTACCGAAGCCGGCCTGCTGCGGCAGGTGAGCGTCGACGGAACCAAGACCTACTTCGACACCAACATCAGCGACCACCACCATTTCTATCTCGAGGGCAACCACGAGCTGGTGGATATTCCCGATCCGCACCTGGTGCTGCAGAAGGTCCCGGAAGTGCCGGAAGGCTATGAGATCGCCCGCATCGACATGGTGGTGCGGTTGCGCAAGGTGCGCTGA
- a CDS encoding D-glycerate dehydrogenase produces MTVRKKPLVVVTRKLPDSIETRMRELFDARLNLEDQPLSQEQLVDAVRTADILVPTVTDELTEAVLNQPDRKLRLIANFGNGVDNIDVTAAHELGITVTNTPKVLTEDTADMTMALILAVPRRLAEGARFITEGKDWAGWSPTWMLGHRIGGKRLGIVGMGRIGQAVARRARAFGLQIHYHNRRPVAPKIEEELGATYWESLDQMLARMDIISVNCPHTPATFHLLSARRLKLIRKDAYVVNTARGEVIDEETLTKLIEAGEIAGAGLDVFEHEPAVSPKLVRLARSGKAVLLPHMGSATIEGRVEMGEKVIINIRTFLDGHKPPDRVLPGML; encoded by the coding sequence ATGACTGTCCGAAAGAAGCCTTTGGTTGTGGTCACCCGCAAGCTGCCGGACAGCATCGAAACGCGCATGCGCGAATTGTTCGATGCCCGCCTCAATCTCGAGGACCAGCCACTGTCGCAGGAGCAGCTCGTCGATGCGGTCCGCACCGCCGACATCCTGGTGCCGACCGTCACCGACGAGTTGACCGAAGCGGTCCTCAACCAGCCTGACCGCAAGCTGCGGCTGATCGCCAATTTCGGCAATGGCGTCGACAATATCGACGTCACCGCCGCGCACGAGCTCGGCATCACCGTAACCAACACCCCGAAGGTGCTGACCGAGGACACCGCCGACATGACCATGGCGCTGATTCTCGCGGTGCCGCGCCGGCTGGCCGAGGGCGCCCGTTTCATCACCGAAGGCAAGGACTGGGCGGGCTGGTCGCCGACCTGGATGCTCGGCCATCGCATCGGCGGCAAACGCCTCGGCATCGTCGGCATGGGTCGGATCGGCCAGGCGGTGGCGCGCCGGGCCCGTGCCTTCGGCCTGCAGATCCACTACCACAACCGCCGGCCGGTCGCGCCGAAGATCGAGGAAGAGCTCGGCGCCACGTATTGGGAGAGCCTCGATCAGATGCTGGCGCGCATGGACATCATCTCGGTGAACTGTCCGCACACGCCGGCGACCTTCCATCTCCTGTCGGCGCGCCGCCTCAAGCTGATCCGCAAGGACGCCTATGTCGTCAACACCGCGCGCGGCGAGGTCATCGACGAAGAAACCCTGACCAAGCTGATCGAGGCCGGCGAAATTGCCGGTGCCGGGCTCGACGTGTTCGAGCACGAGCCGGCGGTCAGCCCCAAGCTGGTGCGCCTCGCCCGCAGCGGCAAGGCGGTGCTGCTGCCCCACATGGGTTCGGCCACCATCGAGGGCCGCGTCGAAATGGGCGAGAAGGTCATCATCAACATCCGCACCTTCCTCGACGGTCACAAGCCGCCGGACCGCGTGCTGCCGGGGATGCTGTAG